Proteins from a single region of Streptomyces vinaceus:
- a CDS encoding DUF58 domain-containing protein encodes MSAGAPRGAGGASTGRGAGGLRASLSGLTTRGRSFLAAGVAAALCAYVLGQGELLRVGLLLAVLPLLCVLALHRTRHRVSGSRRLTPMRVPAGSEARVQLRMENVSRLPTGLLMLQDRVPYVLGPRPRFVLDRVEPGGRREVSYRVRSDLRGRYPLGPLQLRLTDPFGLVELTRSFSTYDTLTVIPRTEALAPVRLTGETSGYGDGSRRSLALAGDDDVIPRGYRRGDDLRRVHWRSTARYGELMVRREEQPQRSKATVLLDTRGTGFDGAGPDSAFEWAVSGAASTLVHLLEQGFSVRLLTDSGTSVPGDGSGFTSGGQESAEAAGLMMDTLAVVGHSDGAGLTRAYDAVRSGGGHGGGGFGGAGGDGLLIAFFGDLDDVQTEVAAKMRGRCGAAVAFVLDSAQWAGRPSRARARVGRLRDTGWTALAVPPGVAFGELWRQAGNAPLGTGTSGGWG; translated from the coding sequence ATGAGCGCCGGTGCCCCGCGCGGCGCCGGCGGCGCGAGCACGGGCCGGGGCGCCGGCGGGCTGCGCGCCTCGCTGTCGGGGCTGACCACCCGCGGCCGGTCCTTCCTGGCCGCCGGGGTCGCCGCCGCGCTCTGCGCGTACGTGCTCGGCCAGGGCGAACTGCTCCGGGTCGGGCTGCTGCTCGCCGTCCTGCCGCTGCTGTGCGTCCTCGCCCTGCACCGCACCCGCCACCGGGTCTCCGGCAGCCGCCGGCTGACCCCGATGCGGGTGCCCGCGGGCTCCGAGGCCCGGGTCCAGCTGCGCATGGAGAACGTCTCCCGGCTGCCCACCGGACTGCTGATGCTCCAGGACCGGGTGCCGTACGTCCTCGGCCCCCGGCCCCGCTTCGTCCTGGACCGGGTCGAGCCGGGCGGGCGCCGCGAGGTCTCCTACCGGGTCCGCTCCGACCTGCGCGGCCGCTACCCTCTGGGCCCGCTCCAGCTGCGGCTGACCGACCCCTTCGGGCTGGTCGAGCTGACCCGCTCGTTCAGCACGTACGACACGCTCACCGTCATCCCGCGCACCGAGGCGCTGGCCCCGGTCCGGCTGACCGGCGAGACCTCCGGCTACGGCGACGGCAGCCGCCGCTCGCTGGCCCTGGCCGGGGACGACGACGTGATCCCGCGCGGCTACCGGCGCGGCGACGACCTGCGCCGGGTGCACTGGCGCTCCACCGCCCGCTACGGCGAGCTGATGGTGCGCCGTGAGGAGCAGCCCCAGCGCAGCAAGGCCACCGTCCTGCTGGACACCCGCGGGACCGGCTTCGACGGCGCCGGACCGGACTCCGCGTTCGAGTGGGCCGTCTCCGGGGCCGCCTCGACCCTGGTGCACCTGCTCGAACAGGGCTTCTCGGTGCGGCTGCTGACCGACTCGGGGACCTCGGTGCCCGGCGACGGCAGCGGCTTCACCTCCGGCGGCCAGGAGTCCGCGGAGGCGGCCGGGCTGATGATGGACACCCTCGCGGTGGTCGGGCACTCCGACGGCGCCGGCCTGACCCGCGCGTACGACGCCGTGCGCAGCGGCGGCGGCCACGGGGGCGGGGGCTTCGGCGGAGCCGGCGGTGACGGGCTCCTCATCGCCTTCTTCGGGGACCTGGACGACGTACAGACCGAGGTGGCGGCCAAGATGCGCGGGCGCTGCGGGGCCGCGGTGGCCTTCGTCCTGGACTCCGCGCAGTGGGCCGGGCGGCCCTCGCGGGCGCGGGCGCGGGTGGGCCGGCTGCGCGACACGGGCTGGACGGCCCTGGCCGTGCCGCCCGGGGTGGCGTTCGGGGAGCTGTGGCGGCAGGCCGGGAACGCTCCGCTCGGCACGGGTACCTCCGGAGGTTGGGGATGA
- a CDS encoding ATP-binding cassette domain-containing protein encodes MDSPHGAAVRAEDFGLKGPRGWVFRDVRLDAGPGSLIAVEGPSGSGRTCLLLALTGRMKATEGHAEIAGHRLPRHLSAVRRIAALGPVTGVNELDQSLTVAEQLREGALLQRRYEGPVRALLRPRGERRTAARARIDTALAAAGLDLATLPKGERTSVRDLERLEAVRLSVAIALLGAPRLLALDDLDLKLSDAERAEAWTLLRSIAAAGTTVLAVCSEAPDDVTVLRTGAAEAAAPGPGDTAEEPEAAEETQAAEAAEETQAAEATEDTDATEDTEKGADDALAEAGRA; translated from the coding sequence GTGGACAGCCCGCACGGAGCGGCCGTCAGGGCCGAGGACTTCGGACTCAAGGGGCCGCGCGGCTGGGTGTTCCGGGACGTGCGCCTCGACGCCGGGCCCGGCTCGCTCATCGCCGTGGAAGGCCCCTCGGGCAGCGGCCGGACCTGCCTCCTCCTGGCCCTCACCGGACGTATGAAGGCCACCGAGGGCCACGCCGAGATCGCCGGCCACCGGCTGCCGCGGCACCTGAGCGCGGTCCGCCGGATCGCCGCCCTCGGCCCGGTCACCGGGGTCAACGAGCTCGACCAGTCCCTCACCGTCGCCGAGCAGCTGCGCGAGGGCGCCCTGCTCCAGCGCCGCTACGAGGGCCCCGTCCGCGCCCTGTTGCGCCCGCGCGGCGAGCGCCGCACGGCAGCCCGGGCCCGGATCGACACCGCCCTGGCCGCCGCCGGGCTGGACCTCGCCACCCTGCCCAAGGGCGAGCGCACTTCCGTACGGGACCTGGAGCGGCTGGAGGCGGTCCGGCTGTCCGTGGCCATCGCCCTGCTGGGCGCACCGCGCCTGCTGGCCCTCGACGACCTGGACCTGAAGCTCTCGGACGCCGAACGCGCCGAGGCCTGGACGCTGCTCCGCTCGATCGCCGCCGCCGGGACCACCGTCCTCGCGGTGTGCAGCGAGGCCCCGGACGACGTGACGGTCCTGCGCACCGGCGCCGCCGAGGCCGCCGCCCCGGGCCCGGGCGACACGGCCGAAGAGCCCGAAGCCGCCGAAGAGACCCAGGCCGCCGAAGCCGCCGAAGAGACCCAGGCCGCCGAGGCCACCGAAGACACCGATGCCACCGAAGACACCGAGAAGGGGGCGGACGATGCGCTCGCCGAAGCTGGCCGCGCTTGA
- a CDS encoding TetR/AcrR family transcriptional regulator, which produces MERSSTGTAGGRRQATRQKLYEAAVTLIAEQGFSATTVDEIAERAGVAKGTVYYNFASKNELFEELLRHGVGLLTASLRDAAEETERRGGTRVEALDAMIRAGLVFIDRYPAFTQLYVAELWRTNRAWQSTLMVVRREAVAVVETVLREGVERGELSAEIDVPLTAAAMVGMVLVAALDWQSFQSERSLDDVHSALSLLLRGRVSGNR; this is translated from the coding sequence ATGGAACGCAGCAGCACCGGTACCGCCGGCGGCCGCCGGCAGGCGACCCGCCAGAAGCTCTACGAGGCGGCCGTCACCCTCATCGCCGAGCAGGGCTTCTCCGCGACCACGGTCGACGAGATCGCCGAGCGGGCGGGGGTCGCGAAGGGCACCGTCTACTACAACTTCGCGAGCAAGAACGAACTCTTCGAGGAACTCCTGCGGCACGGGGTCGGGCTGCTGACGGCCTCGCTGCGCGACGCGGCCGAGGAGACGGAACGGCGGGGCGGCACCCGGGTGGAGGCGCTCGACGCGATGATCCGGGCGGGTCTGGTGTTCATCGACCGGTACCCGGCCTTCACCCAGCTCTACGTCGCCGAGCTGTGGCGGACCAACCGGGCGTGGCAGTCCACGCTGATGGTGGTCCGGCGGGAGGCGGTGGCCGTCGTGGAGACGGTGCTGCGCGAGGGCGTGGAGCGGGGGGAGCTCAGCGCGGAGATCGACGTGCCGCTGACCGCCGCCGCGATGGTGGGCATGGTGCTGGTGGCCGCGCTGGACTGGCAGTCGTTCCAGAGCGAGCGGTCGCTGGACGACGTGCATTCGGCGCTGTCGCTGCTGCTGCGGGGCCGGGTCAGCGGGAACCGCTGA
- a CDS encoding DUF3040 domain-containing protein: MPLSEHEQRMLEQMERALYAEDPKFATALEGSGLRTYTRRRVYQAVAGIVVGIALLMTGVIIPNVLWVSVVGFLVMLGCTVLVVTGWRKAPKPGEQPVSGSAGGSAHGRNRQRRSMMTRIEERWQRRRDEQG, translated from the coding sequence GTGCCGCTCTCGGAGCACGAGCAGCGAATGCTCGAGCAGATGGAGCGAGCGCTGTACGCCGAAGATCCCAAGTTCGCGACAGCGCTTGAGGGAAGCGGACTGCGTACGTACACCCGGCGACGGGTCTACCAGGCAGTCGCAGGCATTGTGGTGGGTATCGCGCTCCTCATGACCGGTGTGATCATTCCGAACGTACTCTGGGTCAGCGTGGTGGGATTCCTCGTCATGCTCGGCTGTACGGTCCTCGTGGTCACCGGTTGGCGCAAGGCACCCAAGCCTGGCGAGCAGCCCGTCTCCGGCAGTGCAGGCGGTTCGGCCCACGGCCGGAACCGGCAGCGTCGGTCGATGATGACCCGCATCGAGGAGCGGTGGCAGCGCCGCCGCGACGAACAGGGGTAG
- a CDS encoding YhgE/Pip family protein has protein sequence MRSPKLAALELKRFGRGKLPVAALIALLLLPLLYGALYLCSFWDPYKNLNKVPVALVNADTGATVDGKRLDAGDEIARKLHDSKTFDWREVSAEEAADGVEKGKYYLSLTMPADFSTKITSSAGDDPTTSALQVRTNDANNYIVGSISRTVFSEVRSAASANASRGFLDKIFVSFSDLHDKTAEAADGADQLKDGAGKAQQGAKEIADGLDTVEEKNGEITGGLKKLDAAAGKLESGTKDIADGTQTLADKVGGAASQAKPFLKDPQQITDTALLVADTAKVVNNHLDTFAKKAPAAAAVTRRVSTGASDVYAKTCTAGTTPVPATCPQLKKLKDDAAEAALLAGDVNTLVKDAGGDLDQLKRQLTQLEKQARALAADAPALSSKLDAAVAQVNALNSGAHKVATGMGQLHTGLGKATDGSEALGNGVGKLGDGAHRLDGGMYKLVDGTGELAGGLHDGVGKIPDYDQQQRDARTQVMADPVKLANQSLHKAPNYGTGFAPYFIPLSLWVGAMVAYMLIAPLNRRALAAGASSWRIAVAGWLPVVGIGVLQVLALMSVLHWGLGLELERPALAIGFLALATACFAAMVQWLNAKFGAAGRILVLVVLMLQLTSAGGTYPVQTSPAFFNWIHPYLPMTYIVDGLRRLISGGDLTRVWVGCAVLAAFTVGSLALTALAARGKQVWTMDRLHPELSL, from the coding sequence ATGCGCTCGCCGAAGCTGGCCGCGCTTGAGCTGAAGCGGTTCGGGCGGGGGAAGCTGCCCGTCGCCGCTCTCATCGCGCTGCTCCTGCTGCCGCTGCTGTACGGGGCGCTGTACCTGTGCTCCTTCTGGGACCCGTACAAGAACCTGAACAAGGTGCCCGTCGCCCTCGTCAACGCGGACACGGGGGCCACCGTCGACGGCAAGCGCCTCGACGCCGGCGACGAGATCGCCAGGAAGCTCCACGACAGCAAGACCTTCGACTGGCGCGAGGTCAGCGCCGAGGAGGCGGCCGACGGGGTGGAGAAGGGGAAGTACTACCTCTCCCTCACCATGCCCGCGGACTTCAGCACCAAGATCACTTCGAGCGCGGGTGACGACCCCACGACCAGCGCCCTGCAGGTCCGTACGAACGACGCGAACAACTACATCGTCGGGTCGATCTCGCGCACCGTCTTCTCCGAGGTCCGCTCCGCGGCGTCCGCCAACGCCTCCCGCGGCTTCCTCGACAAGATCTTCGTCTCCTTCTCCGACCTGCACGACAAGACCGCCGAGGCCGCCGACGGCGCCGACCAGCTCAAGGACGGCGCCGGCAAGGCCCAGCAGGGGGCCAAGGAGATCGCCGACGGCCTCGACACCGTCGAGGAGAAGAACGGGGAGATCACCGGCGGGCTGAAGAAGCTCGACGCGGCCGCCGGCAAGCTGGAGTCGGGTACGAAGGACATCGCCGACGGCACCCAGACCCTCGCCGACAAGGTCGGCGGCGCCGCCTCCCAGGCCAAGCCCTTCCTGAAGGACCCCCAGCAGATCACCGACACGGCCCTGCTCGTCGCGGACACCGCCAAGGTCGTCAACAACCACCTGGACACCTTCGCGAAGAAGGCCCCGGCGGCCGCCGCGGTCACCCGGCGCGTCTCCACCGGCGCCTCCGACGTCTACGCCAAGACCTGCACGGCGGGCACCACGCCGGTGCCCGCGACCTGCCCCCAGCTCAAGAAGCTCAAGGACGACGCCGCCGAGGCCGCCCTGCTCGCCGGAGACGTCAACACCCTGGTCAAGGACGCGGGCGGCGACCTCGACCAGCTCAAGCGGCAGCTGACCCAGCTGGAGAAGCAGGCCCGCGCCCTCGCCGCCGACGCCCCCGCCCTCTCCTCCAAGCTCGACGCCGCCGTCGCCCAGGTCAATGCCCTCAACTCCGGCGCCCACAAGGTCGCCACCGGCATGGGCCAGCTCCACACCGGCCTCGGCAAGGCCACCGACGGCTCCGAGGCCCTCGGCAACGGCGTCGGCAAGCTCGGCGACGGGGCCCACCGCCTCGACGGAGGCATGTACAAGCTCGTCGACGGCACCGGCGAACTCGCCGGCGGTCTGCACGACGGCGTCGGCAAGATCCCGGACTACGACCAGCAGCAGCGCGACGCCCGCACCCAGGTGATGGCCGACCCGGTCAAGCTGGCCAACCAGTCCCTGCACAAGGCGCCCAACTACGGCACCGGCTTCGCCCCGTACTTCATCCCGCTCTCCCTCTGGGTCGGCGCGATGGTCGCCTACATGCTCATCGCCCCGCTGAACCGCCGCGCCCTGGCCGCCGGCGCCTCGTCCTGGCGGATCGCCGTCGCCGGCTGGCTGCCGGTGGTGGGCATCGGCGTCCTCCAGGTCCTCGCGCTGATGTCCGTACTCCACTGGGGCCTCGGCCTGGAGCTGGAGCGTCCCGCGCTCGCCATCGGCTTCCTCGCGCTGGCCACCGCCTGCTTCGCGGCGATGGTCCAGTGGCTCAACGCGAAGTTCGGGGCCGCCGGCCGGATCCTCGTCCTCGTCGTGCTGATGCTCCAGCTGACCTCGGCGGGCGGTACGTACCCCGTTCAGACCAGCCCCGCCTTCTTCAACTGGATCCACCCGTACCTGCCGATGACCTACATCGTCGACGGACTGCGCCGGCTCATCTCCGGCGGCGACCTCACCCGGGTCTGGGTCGGATGCGCGGTCTTGGCCGCGTTCACCGTGGGATCGCTCGCCCTCACCGCGCTCGCCGCCCGCGGCAAGCAGGTGTGGACGATGGACCGGCTCCACCCCGAACTGAGCCTGTAG
- a CDS encoding DUF4126 domain-containing protein, producing MSVLPLVFTSGWASGINAYAVVLLLGVFGATGLTDEVPASLQRTDVLIVAGVLFLCEAVADKIPYVDSVWDAVHTVIRPVAGAVVGALLAGQSGSLSDLAAGAIGGSTALASHFVKAGTRMAVNTSPEPFSNIVLSGAEDLGVAGIVTFAMFNPQAAAVIAAVLLAAGLAILVFLWSRIRRFLRRRAQHREEKRLAAQEREAAARAAVPPR from the coding sequence GTGAGTGTGCTCCCCCTGGTCTTCACCAGCGGCTGGGCCAGCGGGATCAACGCCTACGCCGTGGTCCTGCTGCTCGGCGTCTTCGGCGCGACCGGACTGACCGACGAGGTCCCGGCGTCCCTCCAGCGCACCGACGTGCTGATCGTCGCCGGCGTGCTGTTCCTCTGCGAGGCCGTCGCCGACAAGATCCCGTACGTGGACTCCGTCTGGGACGCGGTGCACACCGTGATCCGCCCGGTGGCCGGAGCGGTGGTCGGCGCCCTGCTGGCCGGCCAGAGCGGATCGCTCTCCGACCTCGCCGCCGGCGCGATCGGCGGTTCCACCGCGCTGGCCAGCCATTTCGTCAAGGCCGGCACCCGCATGGCCGTCAACACCTCACCGGAGCCGTTCAGCAACATCGTGCTGAGCGGCGCCGAGGACCTGGGCGTCGCCGGCATCGTCACCTTCGCGATGTTCAACCCCCAGGCCGCCGCGGTCATCGCGGCCGTCCTGCTGGCCGCGGGTCTGGCCATACTCGTCTTCCTCTGGAGCCGGATCCGCCGCTTCCTGCGCCGAAGGGCACAGCACCGCGAGGAGAAGCGGCTCGCGGCCCAGGAGCGCGAGGCCGCCGCGCGGGCCGCGGTACCCCCCCGCTGA
- a CDS encoding SAV_6107 family HEPN domain-containing protein, whose product MATPSPSPVHPVPRRSAAPPAALDLLAKARSGLAEAAQLDRPGERYATAHLAALRTAAAVLAARGKPEPVGPRRRPRIRSAWEVLPEIAPELSEWSALFASGADRRARAEAGIPDAATDRDADDLVRAVEMFLRLVERMLALQPVAPTLPQPRPGHPDAG is encoded by the coding sequence ATGGCCACACCGTCCCCGTCCCCTGTCCACCCCGTCCCGCGCAGGTCGGCGGCTCCGCCGGCCGCGCTCGACCTGCTCGCCAAGGCCCGGTCCGGCCTGGCCGAGGCGGCCCAGCTGGACCGGCCGGGCGAGCGGTACGCCACCGCCCACCTCGCCGCGCTGCGCACCGCCGCGGCCGTGCTCGCCGCGCGCGGGAAGCCGGAGCCGGTGGGCCCGAGGCGCCGGCCCCGGATCCGCAGCGCGTGGGAGGTACTGCCCGAGATAGCCCCGGAGCTGTCGGAGTGGAGCGCCCTGTTCGCCTCCGGCGCCGACCGCCGGGCGCGGGCCGAGGCCGGGATACCGGACGCGGCGACGGACCGGGACGCGGACGATCTGGTGCGCGCCGTGGAGATGTTCCTGCGGCTGGTGGAGCGGATGCTCGCCCTCCAGCCGGTGGCTCCGACGCTGCCGCAGCCCCGGCCGGGGCATCCGGACGCGGGCTGA
- a CDS encoding methyltransferase — protein sequence MSDTSRPRASLRTAVVWEVLKEALDRRVKATGRDVLDVLDTGGGTGKFAVPVARLGHRVTVVDPSPNALFGLERRVAEEGVADLVRGVQGDAQGLLEVVERDAYDVVLCHGVLEYVDDPAEGVANAVAALRPGGTLSLLAAGLGGAVLARALAGHFTEARTALTDPAGRWGAGDPVPRRFTAEQLAALVGGAGLEVGSVHGVRVFADLVPGVLVDTEPGAVEALLRLEEAAAELPAFHAVATQLHVLGGKPA from the coding sequence GTGTCGGACACTTCCCGCCCCCGTGCCTCCCTTCGCACCGCCGTGGTGTGGGAGGTCCTCAAGGAGGCCCTCGACCGCCGGGTGAAGGCGACCGGGCGGGACGTGCTGGACGTGCTGGACACCGGCGGCGGCACCGGCAAGTTCGCCGTGCCGGTGGCCCGGCTCGGCCACCGGGTGACCGTGGTCGACCCCAGCCCGAACGCGCTGTTCGGGCTGGAGCGCCGCGTCGCCGAGGAGGGCGTGGCCGACCTGGTCCGCGGGGTCCAGGGCGACGCCCAGGGCCTGCTGGAGGTCGTCGAGCGCGACGCGTACGACGTGGTGCTCTGCCACGGCGTGCTGGAGTACGTGGACGACCCGGCCGAGGGCGTGGCCAACGCGGTCGCAGCCCTGCGCCCCGGCGGCACGCTCAGCCTGCTCGCCGCCGGCCTCGGCGGGGCGGTGCTGGCCCGCGCCCTCGCCGGCCACTTCACCGAGGCCCGTACGGCGCTCACCGACCCGGCCGGCCGCTGGGGCGCGGGCGATCCGGTACCGCGCCGCTTCACCGCCGAGCAGCTCGCCGCCCTGGTCGGCGGGGCCGGCCTGGAGGTCGGCTCGGTGCACGGGGTCCGCGTCTTCGCCGACCTCGTCCCCGGAGTCCTGGTCGACACCGAGCCGGGCGCGGTCGAGGCGCTGCTGCGCCTGGAGGAGGCCGCCGCCGAGCTGCCCGCCTTCCACGCGGTCGCCACGCAATTGCACGTCCTCGGCGGCAAGCCCGCTTGA
- a CDS encoding transglutaminase TgpA family protein: MSGRARVTLFAVLATLLTSWSLAALVDSSFWVLEAGVLLAVQGAVGAGARRVPLGRTLTVASQVLVSLLVLMFLFAGKGESTGSGPMAYLVTDFGALFRRGVADVGEFAIPAPLTDGIRLLLLSGVLLIGLLVDLLAVTFRTAAAAGLPLLALYSVAAGLSGGAGASWVSFLLAGCGYLLLLLSEGRDRLAQWGRVFGAAPSPRASSGTGYGGLGAASDRALAPVRTGRRIGAVALGIALAVPAALPALGGGLLGAQGGEAGDGGTGVGGTISAVNPLVSLQGSLNAQDNRVVLKYRTDSPQLGEQYLRILALDEFNGVKWEASGRALTDVPERLPAPPGLSGQVRQTAVEVRTSISAADTYAQRYLPMPYPATSVDIPGKWRFEPAGRTLVGDQLGRDRFQNVQGAMYTVRSLLLRPTAEQLQSAPAPDPLVKAEYTKIPDNLPAVVADTARQVTKGAKDDYARAVKLQDYFAVTGGFRYDTKVASGTGSQAIARFLADKEGFCIHFAFSMAAMSRSLGIPARVAVGFTPGEKQSDGSVNVSMRDAHAWPELYFEGVGWTRFEPTPRQGISVPDYSRAEVPAAQPSAPTALPSTGAAQPSAAPSKAEDCPPEAKKLGECGVAAPQPKGGSGGGGPSLVGVLGWTLPVLALLALPLLPLLWRTRLRGRRLATGQVLEAWTELSDAAWDAGIPPDEALSPRRAAARVVELGRLTPEAADAVHRVAEAVERSLYAPPGTEAAYEGLGTDVLLARAALLAGLDRRSRARAELLPRSAARLRWSAAARWSAVTAALAARLAPVSALLSRLPLRGRG; this comes from the coding sequence ATGAGCGGGCGGGCGCGCGTGACGCTCTTCGCGGTGCTGGCGACGCTGCTCACCTCGTGGTCGCTGGCCGCGCTGGTGGACTCCTCGTTCTGGGTGCTGGAGGCGGGGGTCCTGCTGGCCGTGCAGGGGGCGGTGGGGGCCGGTGCCCGGCGGGTGCCGCTGGGGCGCACGCTGACCGTGGCCTCACAGGTGCTGGTGTCGCTGCTGGTGCTGATGTTCCTGTTCGCGGGCAAGGGCGAGTCCACCGGGTCCGGGCCGATGGCCTACCTCGTGACGGACTTCGGCGCCCTGTTCCGGCGGGGCGTCGCCGACGTCGGCGAGTTCGCGATCCCGGCGCCTCTGACGGACGGCATCCGGCTGCTGCTGCTGTCCGGGGTGCTGCTGATCGGGCTACTGGTGGACCTGCTGGCGGTGACCTTCCGGACCGCCGCGGCGGCCGGGCTGCCGCTGCTCGCGCTGTACTCGGTCGCGGCGGGGCTCTCCGGCGGGGCCGGGGCCTCGTGGGTCTCCTTCCTGCTGGCCGGCTGCGGCTACCTGTTGCTGCTGCTGTCCGAGGGCCGCGACCGGCTCGCCCAGTGGGGCCGGGTCTTCGGCGCGGCCCCGAGCCCGCGGGCCTCTTCGGGCACGGGGTACGGGGGCCTCGGCGCGGCCTCGGACCGGGCGCTGGCTCCCGTACGGACCGGGCGGCGGATCGGCGCGGTGGCGCTGGGCATCGCGCTGGCGGTGCCGGCGGCGCTGCCCGCGCTCGGCGGCGGGCTGCTGGGCGCGCAGGGCGGCGAGGCCGGGGACGGCGGCACCGGGGTCGGCGGGACGATCTCGGCGGTCAACCCGCTGGTCTCCCTCCAGGGCAGCCTGAACGCCCAGGACAACCGGGTGGTGCTGAAGTACCGCACGGACAGCCCGCAGCTCGGCGAGCAGTACCTGCGGATCCTCGCGCTGGACGAGTTCAACGGCGTCAAGTGGGAGGCCTCGGGGCGGGCCCTGACCGACGTGCCGGAGCGGCTGCCGGCCCCGCCGGGGCTGAGCGGTCAGGTCCGGCAGACGGCGGTCGAGGTACGGACGAGCATCTCCGCGGCGGACACGTACGCGCAGCGCTACCTGCCGATGCCCTACCCGGCGACGTCCGTGGACATCCCGGGCAAGTGGCGGTTCGAGCCGGCCGGCCGGACCCTGGTCGGCGACCAGCTGGGCCGGGACAGGTTCCAGAACGTCCAGGGCGCGATGTACACGGTGCGCAGCCTGCTGCTGCGCCCGACGGCGGAGCAGCTGCAGTCGGCGCCGGCGCCGGACCCGCTCGTCAAGGCCGAGTACACGAAGATCCCCGACAATCTGCCGGCGGTGGTCGCCGACACGGCCCGCCAGGTGACGAAGGGCGCGAAGGACGACTACGCACGGGCGGTGAAGCTCCAGGACTACTTCGCCGTGACCGGCGGCTTCCGCTACGACACGAAGGTGGCCTCGGGCACGGGCTCGCAGGCCATCGCACGGTTCCTCGCCGACAAGGAGGGGTTCTGCATCCACTTCGCGTTCTCGATGGCGGCGATGTCGCGCTCGCTCGGGATCCCGGCGCGGGTGGCGGTCGGGTTCACGCCCGGCGAGAAGCAGTCGGACGGCAGCGTGAACGTCTCGATGCGGGACGCGCACGCCTGGCCGGAGCTGTACTTCGAGGGCGTGGGCTGGACCCGGTTCGAGCCGACGCCGCGCCAGGGGATCTCGGTCCCGGACTACTCCCGGGCCGAGGTCCCGGCGGCCCAGCCGTCCGCGCCGACGGCGCTGCCCTCGACGGGCGCGGCGCAGCCGTCGGCGGCGCCCTCGAAGGCCGAGGACTGCCCGCCGGAAGCGAAGAAGCTGGGCGAGTGCGGGGTCGCGGCGCCGCAGCCGAAGGGGGGTTCCGGCGGCGGCGGGCCCTCGCTGGTCGGCGTGCTGGGCTGGACCCTGCCGGTCCTGGCCCTGCTGGCCCTCCCGCTGCTCCCGCTGCTGTGGCGGACGCGGCTGCGGGGGCGCCGGCTGGCGACGGGGCAGGTCCTGGAGGCGTGGACCGAGCTGTCCGACGCCGCCTGGGACGCGGGCATCCCCCCCGACGAGGCCCTGTCCCCGCGCCGGGCCGCGGCGAGGGTGGTGGAGCTGGGCCGGCTGACGCCGGAGGCGGCGGACGCGGTGCACCGGGTGGCGGAAGCGGTGGAGCGTTCGCTGTACGCCCCGCCGGGCACGGAGGCCGCGTACGAGGGCCTGGGGACGGACGTCCTGCTGGCCCGCGCCGCCCTGCTGGCCGGGCTCGACCGCCGCTCCCGGGCCCGCGCGGAGCTCCTGCCCCGCTCGGCGGCGCGCCTGCGCTGGTCGGCGGCGGCCCGCTGGTCGGCCGTGACGGCGGCCCTCGCGGCCCGGCTGGCCCCGGTCTCGGCGCTGCTGTCGCGCCTCCCCCTCAGGGGCCGCGGCTGA
- a CDS encoding AAA family ATPase: MTTYDDRASHGGTPGRAQSRLGDDLTATAERVRRSVESVIEGKPEVVRIALTVLLAEGHLLIEDVPGVGKTMLAKTLAKSIDCSVQRIQFTPDLLPSDITGVSIYDQQRREFEFKPGAIFAQIVIGDEINRASPKTQSALLESMEERQVTIDGTTYTLPSPFMVVATQNPVEMEGTYPLPEAQRDRFMARVSVGYPSPDAELQMLDVHGGISPLDDLQAVAHADDIVKLIEAVREVYVAEPVRRYVVDLVSATRSHPDLRLGASPRATLHLLRAVKASAALSGRDYVLPDDVQALAAPVLAHRLLPTAQAQLNRRTAEQVVHDILQRTPVPAAHSRGEMPPGAGIRGF; the protein is encoded by the coding sequence GTGACGACGTATGACGACCGAGCGAGCCATGGGGGCACCCCCGGTCGAGCGCAGTCGAGACTGGGGGATGATCTGACGGCCACGGCGGAGCGGGTGCGCCGCTCCGTCGAGAGCGTGATCGAGGGCAAGCCTGAGGTCGTCCGCATCGCGCTGACCGTGCTGCTCGCCGAGGGCCACCTGCTGATCGAGGACGTCCCCGGCGTCGGCAAGACCATGCTCGCCAAGACGCTGGCGAAGTCCATCGACTGCTCGGTGCAGCGCATCCAGTTCACCCCGGACCTGCTGCCCTCCGACATCACCGGCGTCAGCATCTACGACCAGCAGCGCCGCGAGTTCGAGTTCAAGCCCGGCGCGATCTTCGCGCAGATCGTCATCGGCGACGAGATCAACCGCGCCTCGCCGAAGACCCAGTCGGCGCTGCTGGAGTCGATGGAGGAGCGCCAGGTCACCATCGACGGCACGACGTACACGCTGCCGAGCCCGTTCATGGTGGTCGCCACCCAGAACCCGGTGGAGATGGAGGGCACCTACCCCCTCCCCGAGGCCCAGCGCGACCGCTTCATGGCCCGCGTCTCCGTCGGCTACCCGAGCCCCGACGCCGAACTCCAGATGCTCGACGTGCACGGCGGGATCTCCCCGCTGGACGACCTCCAGGCCGTCGCGCACGCCGACGACATCGTCAAGCTCATCGAGGCCGTCCGCGAGGTGTACGTCGCCGAGCCCGTACGGCGCTACGTCGTGGACCTGGTCTCCGCGACCCGCAGCCACCCGGACCTGCGCCTGGGCGCCTCGCCCCGCGCCACCCTCCACCTGCTGCGCGCCGTGAAGGCCTCCGCCGCCCTGTCCGGTCGGGACTACGTGCTGCCCGACGACGTGCAGGCGCTGGCCGCCCCCGTCCTCGCGCACCGGCTGCTGCCCACCGCGCAGGCCCAGCTGAACCGGCGCACCGCCGAGCAGGTCGTCCACGACATCCTCCAGCGCACCCCCGTCCCCGCCGCGCACTCCCGCGGCGAGATGCCGCCCGGCGCGGGCATCCGGGGCTTCTGA